From Roseateles sp. SL47:
CGCCATGCACGATCAGCGAGTCACGCACCGACAGACGGGCAAACGGCTTTTCCAGGTCGACCGGCTTGCCGGCATAGCTCACCAACGCGCTGCCCGTGGCCGCACGGGCCGCATGGCGCAGCACTTCCTCGGTGAAGTCCATCAGTTCATGATGCGTCCAGTAGGCCGCATAGAACTCCATCATCGTGAATTCCGGGTTGTGCCGGACACTGATGCCTTCGTTGCGGAAGTTGCGGTTGATCTCGAACACGCGTTCGAAGCCGCCCACCACCAGCCGCTTCAAATACAGCTCGGGCGCGATGCGCAGGAACATTTCCTGGTCCAGCGCGTTGTGGTGCGTCACGAACGGGCGGGCATTGGCGCCGCCGGGGATGGGGTGCAGCATCGGCGTTTCGACTTCCAGGAAGCCGTTTTCCACCATGAAGCTGCGGATGGACGACACCGCCTTGGAACGCGCCACAAAACGGTCACGGGCCGTGTCGTCGGTGATCAGGTCCACATAGCGCTGACGGTACTTCTGCTCCTGGTCCTGCATGCCGTGGAACTTGTCCGGCAGCGGGCGCAGGCTCTTGGTCAGCAGGCGCAGCGTGGTCACCTTGACCGACAGTTCGCCGGTGCGGGTGCGGAACAGCGTGCCTTCGGCGCCCAGGATGTCGCCCAGGTCCAGATGCTTGAACTGGGTGTAGGCCTCGTCGCCCAACGCGTCCTTGGAGAGGAAGAGCTGGATGCGACCGGTGGCGTCCTGCAGCGTGGCAAAGCTGGCCTTGCCCATGATGCGCTTGAGCATCATGCGGCCGGCCACCGTCACCTGAACGGCCTTGGGCTCCAGGGTGTCATTGGGCTCTTCGCCGAACTCGGACTGCAGCGCCAGCGCACGATGCTGGGGCTTGAAGTCGTTCGGGAAGGCGGCTTTGCCCTCAGCCTTGGCTTTGGCGCGGATGCCGGCCAGTTTCTCGCGGCGCTCCGCGATCAGTTGGTTTTCGTCTTGGGCAGGCTGGGCCTGCACATCGGGCGCGGTGGCCGGGGAGGGGGCGTGGGGCTGGCTCATCATGAACTCGTTGAAGCTGGCGGCATTTTAAGTGGTCATAGGCCCTTAAAATTTGCAGCTTGGCCCGCCAGGCGGCAATTGATCGCCGGTGGCTCCCTGTGACGGGCCTGATCAAGCGTCCTTGGACCTTGGCTCTCGTTCCCGTTGCGCCCCTGCCGCTTGTGTCACTGGTGTGGCGGGCGGCATCCGCATGCTTCGGGCCTGGATCCAGCGTCTTCTCTGCGGTTTTTCGTCGAATTCGCCTTTTATGCCTCAGTTCCCCATCCTGGACCGGAAGATCCGCGTCGCCCTGGTCGGCTGCGGCCGCATCTCCAAGAACCATCTGGAGGCGCTGGGGCGTCACCAGGAGCGGGCGGAGCTGGTCGCGGTGTGCGACAACCGGCCGGAAGCCCTGGCCGCCGCCACCGCCCAGACCGGTGTGGCGGGTTTTGACTCGCTGGAGGCCCTGCTGGCCGGCAGTGACGCCGACCTGATCGTGCTGTCCACACCCAGCGGTCTGCATGCCCAGCAGGCCATCACCGCCGCCCGCGCCGGCCGCCATGTGCTCAGCGAAAAGCCGATGGCGACCAAATTCGAGGAAGGCCAGGCCATGGTGCGCGCCTGCCGCGATGCGGGTGTGAAGCTGTTTGTGGTGAAGCAGAACCGTCTGAATGCCACGGTGCAGCTGGTGAAAAAGGCGCTGGATCAGGGCCGCTTCGGCCGCATCTTCATGAGCACGGTGAATGTGTTCTGGACCCGCCCGCAGAGCTATTACGACGCCGCCCGCTGGCGCGGCCGCTGGGACATGGACGGCGGCGCCTTCATGAACCAGGCCAGCCACTATGTGGACCTGCTGGACTGGCTGGTGGGCCCTGTGGACAACGTGCATGCCTACACCGGCACGCTGGCCCGTGACATCGAGGCCGAGGACACCGGCGTGATGAGCCTGCGCCTGCGCCACGGCGGCCTGGCCAGCATCAACGTCACCATGCTGACCTATCCGCAGAACCTGGAAGGCTCCATCACCATCCTCGGTGAAAAGGGCACCGTCAAGATCGGCGGCACGGCCGTCAACAAGATCGAACACTGGGCCTTTGACACGCCGCATCCGGATGACGAGCTGGTCAAGAACGCCAGCTACGAAACCACCAGCGTCTATGGCTTCGGCCACGCCGCCTATTACGACAACGTCATCCAGACGCTGCGGGGCGAGGCCCATGCCCAGGTGGACGGCTACGAGGGCCTGCGCTCGCTGGAATTGCTGGTGGCCTGCTACCGCAGCGCCCGCGACGGCCAGCGCGTTGGCCTGCCGCTGGTGTTCTGAGCCATGGCATTCTGGACACATGCCTCGGCCGTGGTGGATGACGGCGCGCAGATCGGCGAGAACACCAAGGTCTGGCATTTCAGCCATGTCTGCGCCGGGGCCCGCATCGGCGCGGATTGCTCGCTGGGGCAGGGCGTGTTTGTGGGCAACGATGTGAGCATCGGCCGCAATGTGAAGATCCAGAACAACGTGTCGGTCTATGACGCGGTCACGCTGGAGGACGACGTGTTCTGCGGCCCGTCCATGGTCTTCACCAATGTCTACAACCCCCGCTCGGCCGTGCCGCGCAAGAACGAGTACCGCCGCACGCTGGTCCGGCGCGGCGCCACGCTGGGCGCCAACTGCACCATCGTCTGTGGCGCCACGCTGGGCGAGTATTGCTTTGTGGGCGCGGGTGCAGTCGTCAAAGGGGATGTCCCTGCCCATGCGCTGATGGTGGGTGTCCCGGCCCGCCAGATCGGCTGGATGAGCCGCCATGGCGAAAAACTCGACCTCCCGGTGTCCGGCCACGGCCGTGCCATCTGCCCCGGCAGCGGCGAGGTGTATGAACTCGATGACAAGGGCCTGCATTGGGTGGTGCCCGCGTCCTCCACGGAGCCCCGGGCATGAGCCTTCCCTTCATTGATCTCAAGTCCCAGTACGCGGCCCTCAAGCCCAGCATCGATGCCCGCATCCAGGCGGTGCTGGACCATGGCCAGTTCATCATGGGGCCGGAAGTGCAGGAGCTGGAACAAAAGCTCGCCGCCTATGTCGGGGTGAAGCACTGCATCACTGTGGCCAGTGGCACCGAGGCGCTGCTGATCGCGCTGATGGCGCTGGACCTGCAACCCGGTGACGAAGTCATCACCACCCCGTTCACCTTCGCCGCCACGGCCGAAGTGATCGTGCTGCTGGGCGGGGTACCGGTGTTTGTGGATATCGAGCCGGACAGCTGCAACATCGATGCACGCCTGATCGAAGCCGCCATCACGCCGCGCACCCGGGCCATCATGCCGGTGAGCCTGTATGGCCAGGTGGCCGACATGGATGCCATCAACGAGATCGCCGCCCGGCACGGCGACATCCCGGTGATCGAGGATGCGGCGCAGAGCTTCGGGGCGACCTACCGCAGCAGGCGGACGGATCACGCGACGACGCCGCGCCGCTCCTGCGGCCTCTCCACCTGGGGCGCCACCAGCTTCTTCCCCAGCAAGCCCCTGGGCTGTTATGGGGACGGCGGCGCACTGTTCACCAACAACGACACCCTGGCAAAAGCCGCCCGCGAAATCCGGGTGCACGGCCAGAGCCAGCGCTACACCCATACCCGTGTGGGCGTGGGGGGCCGCATGGACACCCTGCAATGCGCCGTGGTGCTGGGCAAGCTGGAGCGCTTTGACTGGGAAGTGGCGCAGCGCCTGCGCCTGGGTGCGCGCTATCAGCAACTGCTGGCCGACCTGCCGCTGCAAGGCCTGGCGGTGCGCGAGGACCGTGACTGCGTCTGGGCGCAGTTCACCGTGCAGGTGGACCAGCGTGAAGCCGTGGTGGCCGCGCTGAAGGCGGCAGGCATTCCCACCGCCATCCACTATCCCAAGCCCTTGCATCGTCAGGCGGCTTATGCCGACCGCTGCCGGGTGCCGGCTCCATTGCCGCATGCCGAAACCGCCGCCACGCGCGTGATGAGCCTGCCGATGAGCCCGGACCTGACCGAGGCGCAGCAGGACCAGGTGGTGGAGGCCCTGCGCCAGGCCCTGGCCCAGGGCGCCGCCACCGGCTCGGTGACTGCCAGCGCC
This genomic window contains:
- the lysS gene encoding lysine--tRNA ligase, with protein sequence MMSQPHAPSPATAPDVQAQPAQDENQLIAERREKLAGIRAKAKAEGKAAFPNDFKPQHRALALQSEFGEEPNDTLEPKAVQVTVAGRMMLKRIMGKASFATLQDATGRIQLFLSKDALGDEAYTQFKHLDLGDILGAEGTLFRTRTGELSVKVTTLRLLTKSLRPLPDKFHGMQDQEQKYRQRYVDLITDDTARDRFVARSKAVSSIRSFMVENGFLEVETPMLHPIPGGANARPFVTHHNALDQEMFLRIAPELYLKRLVVGGFERVFEINRNFRNEGISVRHNPEFTMMEFYAAYWTHHELMDFTEEVLRHAARAATGSALVSYAGKPVDLEKPFARLSVRDSLIVHGGLTAAEADDAAVLRDKLKHHGEEAPKHWSLPELQFGMFEAVVEEKLWEPTFIIDYPVEVSPLARASDSNPAITERFELFITGREYANGFSELNDAEDQAARFQAQVANKDAGDEEAMFYDADFIRALEYGMPPTGGCGIGIDRLMMLITDSPSIRDIILFPALKRV
- a CDS encoding Gfo/Idh/MocA family protein — protein: MPQFPILDRKIRVALVGCGRISKNHLEALGRHQERAELVAVCDNRPEALAAATAQTGVAGFDSLEALLAGSDADLIVLSTPSGLHAQQAITAARAGRHVLSEKPMATKFEEGQAMVRACRDAGVKLFVVKQNRLNATVQLVKKALDQGRFGRIFMSTVNVFWTRPQSYYDAARWRGRWDMDGGAFMNQASHYVDLLDWLVGPVDNVHAYTGTLARDIEAEDTGVMSLRLRHGGLASINVTMLTYPQNLEGSITILGEKGTVKIGGTAVNKIEHWAFDTPHPDDELVKNASYETTSVYGFGHAAYYDNVIQTLRGEAHAQVDGYEGLRSLELLVACYRSARDGQRVGLPLVF
- a CDS encoding acyltransferase, with protein sequence MAFWTHASAVVDDGAQIGENTKVWHFSHVCAGARIGADCSLGQGVFVGNDVSIGRNVKIQNNVSVYDAVTLEDDVFCGPSMVFTNVYNPRSAVPRKNEYRRTLVRRGATLGANCTIVCGATLGEYCFVGAGAVVKGDVPAHALMVGVPARQIGWMSRHGEKLDLPVSGHGRAICPGSGEVYELDDKGLHWVVPASSTEPRA
- a CDS encoding DegT/DnrJ/EryC1/StrS family aminotransferase; this encodes MSLPFIDLKSQYAALKPSIDARIQAVLDHGQFIMGPEVQELEQKLAAYVGVKHCITVASGTEALLIALMALDLQPGDEVITTPFTFAATAEVIVLLGGVPVFVDIEPDSCNIDARLIEAAITPRTRAIMPVSLYGQVADMDAINEIAARHGDIPVIEDAAQSFGATYRSRRTDHATTPRRSCGLSTWGATSFFPSKPLGCYGDGGALFTNNDTLAKAAREIRVHGQSQRYTHTRVGVGGRMDTLQCAVVLGKLERFDWEVAQRLRLGARYQQLLADLPLQGLAVREDRDCVWAQFTVQVDQREAVVAALKAAGIPTAIHYPKPLHRQAAYADRCRVPAPLPHAETAATRVMSLPMSPDLTEAQQDQVVEALRQALAQGAATGSVTASASAAHSAEAAADRTA